In Armatimonadota bacterium, the following proteins share a genomic window:
- the recA gene encoding recombinase RecA: MDKSKALDMAMAQIEKQFGRGSIIRLGEKPRFDVSVISTGAIALDMALGAGGIPRGRITEIYGQESSGKTTLAYHVIAEAQKAGGTAAFVDAEHSVDADYARQLGVDVDALLVSQPSTGEEALEIMDALIRSGAVDIVVLDSVAALVPKSEIEGDMGDSHMGLQARLMSQALRKIGGSVSKSNTAAIFINQIREKIGVMFGNPETTPGGRALKFWSSVRLEVRRIETLKVSGEAVGNRVKVKVAKNKVGPPFKDAEFDIMFGKGISKSGSILDLATDMGFVTKTGTWFTCGETRLGQGRENAKAYLEDNPELMADLESQIRKANEDDEAEPEKTETAAAE; the protein is encoded by the coding sequence ATGGACAAATCAAAAGCGCTGGATATGGCTATGGCGCAGATTGAAAAGCAGTTCGGACGCGGTTCCATCATCCGTCTGGGTGAAAAGCCGCGCTTTGATGTAAGTGTTATTTCCACCGGCGCGATTGCGCTTGATATGGCGCTCGGGGCCGGTGGAATCCCGCGCGGCAGGATCACTGAGATATACGGTCAGGAATCCTCCGGCAAGACGACCCTCGCCTATCACGTGATAGCCGAGGCTCAGAAAGCCGGCGGCACTGCCGCGTTTGTAGACGCAGAACACTCGGTTGACGCCGATTATGCGCGCCAACTCGGTGTGGATGTAGATGCGCTGCTGGTCTCGCAGCCCTCGACCGGTGAAGAGGCTCTGGAGATCATGGACGCGCTTATCAGAAGTGGGGCTGTTGATATAGTAGTGCTCGACTCAGTTGCCGCTCTGGTCCCAAAATCTGAGATCGAGGGCGATATGGGCGACTCGCATATGGGCCTGCAGGCCAGGCTCATGTCCCAGGCTCTGAGAAAAATCGGCGGATCGGTCTCCAAGTCGAACACTGCCGCGATCTTCATTAACCAGATCCGCGAGAAGATCGGGGTCATGTTCGGCAATCCCGAGACCACACCCGGAGGCCGCGCGCTCAAGTTCTGGTCCAGCGTCAGGCTCGAAGTCAGACGAATCGAGACGCTTAAAGTGAGCGGCGAGGCTGTGGGGAATCGTGTGAAGGTCAAGGTAGCCAAGAACAAAGTAGGGCCGCCTTTCAAGGATGCTGAGTTCGACATCATGTTCGGCAAAGGCATCTCCAAGAGCGGGAGTATTCTCGACCTGGCGACAGATATGGGCTTTGTGACCAAGACCGGCACGTGGTTCACTTGCGGCGAGACACGTCTTGGCCAGGGCAGAGAGAACGCAAAGGCCTATCTTGAGGACAATCCGGAACTCATGGCCGATCTCGAATCCCAGATTCGTAAAGCGAATGAAGATGATGAGGCCGAGCCTGAAAAAACGGAGACAGCGGCCGCCGAGTAG
- a CDS encoding regulatory protein RecX encodes MGKITAIEPQKRRGYRRSIFVDGEFLVGTHEDIIVALGLGVGQSFDDDRLVEILKAEEIRKARESAFRLLGYRDRSVSEIRKRLIGSDFPEDTVEEVIKQLSGCGLLNDEKFSRGWVNSRTAAKPMGRTRLAWELRSKGIDASTVEEALDSLDEDAEFQLALSVAQKKIGKSDGFDPDSKKRLGSFLARRGFGWEVINRVFEELLHE; translated from the coding sequence ATGGGCAAAATCACGGCAATAGAGCCGCAAAAAAGACGCGGTTATAGAAGATCGATATTTGTGGACGGTGAGTTTCTCGTCGGCACTCATGAAGATATCATAGTCGCGCTCGGCCTTGGAGTCGGCCAGTCGTTTGATGATGATCGATTAGTCGAAATCCTTAAGGCTGAAGAGATAAGAAAGGCCCGGGAGAGCGCATTTAGGCTCCTGGGATATCGGGACAGATCAGTCTCGGAGATAAGAAAACGCCTTATCGGGAGCGATTTTCCCGAAGATACCGTAGAAGAAGTAATAAAACAACTATCCGGCTGCGGTCTGTTGAACGATGAGAAGTTCAGTCGGGGCTGGGTAAACTCGCGAACGGCTGCAAAGCCGATGGGCAGGACCAGACTTGCGTGGGAACTGCGGTCAAAGGGCATTGACGCATCGACCGTAGAGGAAGCGCTTGATAGTCTGGACGAAGACGCCGAGTTTCAACTGGCGCTTTCGGTCGCCCAAAAGAAGATCGGCAAGTCCGATGGTTTCGATCCTGATTCAAAGAAGAGGCTGGGCTCCTTTCTTGCCAGAAGAGGGTTCGGCTGGGAAGTTATAAACAGAGTATTTGAAGAGCTTTTACACGAATAG